The following coding sequences lie in one Pseudarthrobacter phenanthrenivorans Sphe3 genomic window:
- a CDS encoding MMPL family transporter has product MALFLYRLGKFSYRRRWLVISLWLAALLAVGGAAAAFHGTLSNNFQIPGTETQRIADKLKEELPSASGGTATIVFEAPDGGFTAESRAAVTDALEKLETVPDVRGTVDPFATQAQVDQAEQAITDGEQQLAAGQAQLDASRAQLEAGKAQLDAAEQQLAAAGAPAALVEAQLGQQKAALAEGQAKLDAGALELEANKAKLELGKRQAEASSAIRFVSEDGRAAVAQVQFNTSINGLSTEVRQQVQDIAHETSAAGVTAYASKEITEDISELFGAAEIIGIAVAALVLIIMLGTLIAAGLPLLMAIVGVGVGVGITFALSGLFDMSSISPMLALMLGLAVGIDYSLFIVNRHRTQLLAGMDPEQSVARATGTSGNAVVFAGLTVIIALAALVVPGLPFLTVMGLAAAGTVAVAVLVAITLTPAMLSLIGRRIISRRAWAKADAHNAEPGHEAADAAKDRERSTHGWGGLVTRHPILALLAGVLLLGTLALPATQLQLALPDGGSEPVDSEAYQAYDLTARSFGEGVTGPVVAVGEFPAGLDEAQAQTLQYDVADKLRAVDNVVAAVPVALSEDRRTAVFQVIPREGPASASTVQVVSELRGLNDEIQSEYGVAMGLTGQTAGNIDVSTKLGDALPPYLAIVVGLSLILLLLVFRSIVVPLLATGGFLLSLAAAFGAVVAVYQWGWLGNVFDVANPGAVLSFLPIILIGVLFGLAMDYQVFIASGMREAYMHGSAAKEAVRVGFSHAAAVVTAAAIIMVSVFAGFIFSHLTMVRPLGFAMAFGVLLDAFVVRMTIVPAVMYLLGKKSWWLPRWLDRILPDVDVEGAQLAKLDSGHARHAKAAEPVH; this is encoded by the coding sequence ATGGCACTGTTCCTTTACCGCCTGGGCAAGTTCTCCTACCGCCGCCGCTGGCTGGTGATCTCGCTGTGGCTTGCCGCCCTCCTGGCCGTCGGTGGCGCAGCAGCCGCCTTCCACGGCACCCTGTCCAACAACTTCCAGATCCCGGGCACGGAGACCCAGCGGATCGCGGACAAGCTCAAGGAAGAGCTTCCTTCAGCATCCGGAGGCACCGCGACCATCGTCTTTGAGGCCCCCGACGGCGGATTCACGGCGGAGAGCCGGGCGGCCGTCACTGACGCGCTGGAGAAGCTCGAGACCGTCCCCGATGTCCGCGGCACCGTAGACCCCTTTGCCACGCAGGCGCAGGTGGACCAGGCCGAACAGGCAATTACCGACGGCGAGCAGCAGCTTGCCGCAGGCCAGGCACAGCTGGATGCCTCCCGGGCCCAGCTTGAAGCCGGCAAGGCACAGCTGGACGCAGCGGAACAGCAGCTCGCGGCCGCCGGTGCCCCTGCCGCCCTCGTGGAGGCACAGCTGGGGCAGCAGAAAGCCGCCCTGGCTGAGGGGCAGGCGAAGCTCGACGCCGGAGCGCTGGAACTTGAAGCCAACAAAGCAAAGCTCGAACTGGGCAAACGGCAGGCAGAGGCCTCCTCGGCCATCCGCTTCGTGTCCGAAGATGGCCGGGCCGCCGTGGCGCAGGTGCAGTTCAACACGTCGATCAACGGTTTGAGCACGGAGGTGCGCCAGCAGGTCCAGGACATCGCCCACGAAACCTCCGCTGCCGGCGTCACCGCCTACGCCAGCAAGGAGATCACCGAGGACATCTCGGAACTCTTCGGCGCCGCGGAAATCATCGGCATCGCCGTCGCGGCCCTGGTCCTGATCATCATGCTGGGAACCCTCATCGCAGCAGGGCTGCCGCTGTTGATGGCCATAGTAGGAGTGGGCGTCGGCGTCGGCATCACCTTCGCGCTGTCCGGCTTGTTCGACATGAGCTCCATCTCCCCCATGCTGGCCCTGATGCTCGGCCTGGCCGTGGGCATCGACTACTCCCTCTTCATTGTGAACCGGCACCGGACGCAGCTGCTGGCCGGAATGGATCCGGAGCAATCCGTTGCCCGGGCCACCGGCACGTCCGGCAACGCAGTGGTGTTCGCCGGCCTGACCGTAATCATCGCCCTGGCCGCCCTGGTGGTCCCCGGGCTGCCGTTCCTGACCGTCATGGGCCTGGCCGCCGCCGGAACCGTGGCCGTGGCGGTCCTGGTGGCCATCACCCTGACACCGGCCATGCTGTCGCTGATCGGCCGCCGCATCATTTCGCGCCGCGCCTGGGCCAAGGCTGATGCCCACAACGCCGAACCGGGCCACGAAGCAGCCGATGCAGCCAAGGACCGCGAGCGCAGCACCCACGGCTGGGGCGGCCTGGTCACCCGGCACCCCATCCTGGCACTCCTTGCCGGCGTGCTCCTGCTGGGCACCCTCGCGCTGCCTGCCACCCAGCTGCAGCTTGCACTGCCGGACGGCGGGTCCGAACCGGTGGACTCCGAGGCCTACCAGGCGTACGACCTGACTGCACGCAGCTTCGGCGAAGGCGTCACCGGCCCCGTCGTGGCGGTGGGCGAGTTCCCCGCCGGGCTGGACGAGGCCCAGGCCCAAACCCTGCAGTACGACGTTGCCGACAAGCTCCGCGCCGTGGACAACGTGGTGGCCGCCGTGCCGGTTGCCCTGAGCGAGGACCGCCGGACTGCCGTCTTCCAAGTCATCCCCCGGGAGGGCCCGGCCAGCGCCAGCACCGTCCAGGTGGTTTCTGAGCTTCGCGGCCTGAACGACGAAATCCAGTCCGAGTACGGGGTGGCGATGGGACTGACGGGGCAGACCGCCGGAAACATTGATGTCTCCACCAAGCTCGGTGACGCCCTGCCGCCCTACCTGGCCATCGTCGTCGGCCTTTCCCTGATCCTCCTGCTGCTGGTGTTCCGCTCCATCGTGGTGCCCCTGCTCGCCACCGGCGGGTTCCTGCTCTCCCTGGCTGCCGCGTTCGGCGCCGTGGTGGCCGTGTACCAGTGGGGCTGGCTGGGCAACGTGTTCGACGTCGCCAACCCCGGCGCCGTCCTCAGCTTCCTGCCGATCATCCTGATCGGTGTGCTGTTCGGCCTTGCCATGGACTACCAGGTGTTCATTGCCTCCGGCATGCGCGAGGCCTACATGCACGGGTCCGCGGCCAAGGAAGCAGTGCGGGTGGGATTCAGCCACGCCGCCGCCGTGGTGACTGCCGCAGCGATCATCATGGTCAGCGTCTTTGCCGGCTTCATCTTCAGCCACCTCACCATGGTCCGGCCGCTGGGCTTCGCCATGGCATTCGGCGTGCTCCTGGACGCCTTCGTGGTCCGCATGACGATTGTGCCCGCCGTCATGTACCTGCTGGGCAAAAAGTCCTGGTGGCTCCCCCGCTGGCTGGACCGGATCCTGCCGGACGTGGACGTGGAGGGTGCCCAGCTGGCGAAGCTGGACAGCGGCCATGCCAGGCACGCCAAAGCGGCCGAGCCGGTCCATTAG
- a CDS encoding TetR/AcrR family transcriptional regulator encodes MTVSADSAPSGASPAPAVPPSRRELNKAATRQAITDAALDLLRSKGPGNFTVEDIADAAGISRRTFFNYFSSTDAALASIVHAFLDNAIQQLRLRPAEEPVLDSAQAALMSLADPEAVSPLAELFTLTQNSPLMANTELQAWDHCREQVFAVARERVAGTPGGKDELYVHALAGSVMSCGKAAMEVWFSRRGADLSPGSLAELRQLLIDAMALLGSGFTPGNLAPSPSHSRSS; translated from the coding sequence GTGACCGTATCTGCTGACTCCGCACCGTCGGGGGCGTCCCCCGCCCCGGCTGTCCCGCCGTCCCGCCGGGAGCTGAACAAAGCCGCCACGCGCCAGGCCATCACGGACGCGGCGCTGGACCTCCTGCGGAGCAAAGGACCGGGCAACTTCACGGTTGAGGACATCGCCGATGCCGCGGGAATCTCGCGCAGGACATTCTTCAACTACTTCAGCAGTACGGATGCAGCGCTGGCCTCCATCGTCCACGCGTTCCTGGACAACGCCATCCAACAACTGAGGCTGCGGCCGGCTGAGGAGCCTGTCCTGGACTCCGCCCAGGCCGCCCTGATGTCCCTTGCGGATCCCGAAGCGGTGTCCCCACTGGCGGAGCTGTTCACACTGACCCAAAACAGCCCGCTCATGGCGAATACGGAACTCCAGGCCTGGGACCACTGCCGGGAGCAGGTTTTTGCTGTGGCACGGGAACGCGTGGCCGGAACGCCTGGCGGAAAGGACGAACTGTACGTCCATGCCCTGGCCGGCTCCGTCATGTCCTGCGGCAAGGCAGCCATGGAGGTCTGGTTCAGCCGCCGCGGCGCAGACCTCTCACCCGGATCCCTGGCCGAGCTCAGGCAACTGCTCATCGACGCCATGGCGCTGCTCGGCTCCGGCTTCACGCCAGGCAACCTGGCCCCCTCACCTTCACACTCCCGTTCCTCCTGA